In a genomic window of Brettanomyces nanus chromosome 1, complete sequence:
- a CDS encoding uncharacterized protein (BUSCO:EOG09343ZVI) gives MSGKRTQHSETAVSGSKRSRVEEQAPTQTRDSHASGDPEGADGGKDRNEVSTKLEENDSNNKPEDNSEKEKINGDETDSTVLSAVSAAATAAAATAAAVEANVAAKLEAALPPHSVNATLTVPQVTQLPPEMGKPAHGTEEWHRLRKLNHKEVERRRRESINMAIHELQDLLPTHNSNKSQIIKRAAEYIRRLKENESANIEKWTLEKLIMDQTVNELANSNEKLKSELEKAYREIEHWKKVFFDTQKEIDRLKKLNNAEKS, from the coding sequence ATGTCTGGAAAGAGAACGCAACATTCAGAAACAGCAGTGTCTGGCTCTAAGAGGTCGAGGGTCGAGGAACAAGCTCCGACGCAAACACGTGATAGTCACGCTTCTGGTGATCCGGAAGGTGCTGATGGAGGTAAGGATCGCAATGAAGTTTCCACCAAACTCGAAGAAAACGATAGCAACAATAAGCCGGAAGACAATtctgagaaggagaagattaaTGGCGATGAGACTGACTCTACTGTCCTGAGTGCCGTTAGTGCTGCTGCCACGGCCGCTGCGGCAACTGCCGCTGCCGTTGAAGCCAATGTGGCCGCAAAGTTGGAAGCAGCATTGCCACCACATTCTGTTAATGCAACTTTAACCGTTCCCCAAGTTACTCAGCTTCCTCCGGAGATGGGAAAGCCTGCCCATGGAACTGAGGAATGGCATCGGTTGAGAAAGTTGAACCATAAGGAggttgaaagaagaagaagagagtcAATAAATATGGCCATCCATGAGCTTCAGGACTTACTACCTACCCACAATAGTAATAAATCGCAGATTATCAAGCGTGCTGCTGAATACATTCgaagattgaaggagaatgaGAGTGCCAACATTGAGAAATGGACTTTGGAAAAGCTAATCATGGACCAAACAGTCAACGAGTTGGCCAATTCCAACGAGAAACTTAAGAGTGAATTGGAGAAGGCTTACAGAGAGATTGAGCACTGGAAGAAGGTATTCTTCGACactcagaaagagatcGACAGACTTAAAAAGCTCAACAATGCCGAGAAGAGCTAA
- the FPS1 gene encoding glycerol channel (BUSCO:EOG09342N1Z), translating to MKADKAGSRSKFLSVFPDLVDETIEVLKSYGMPQDAIQWFKQNLDYNTPSGKLNRGLSVVDTYGILKGYQTVEDIPVEEYKRAAVLGWCIELLQAYFLVADDMMDQSITRRGSPCWYKVEGVKEIAINDAFMLEGAIYILLKKYFSNESYYVKLMGIFHDVTFKTECGQLLDLITAPEDSVDLNKFSLDKQMFIITYKTAFYSFYLPVALAMFMTGIDNEKDLSQAREVLIPLGQYFQIQDDYLDCFGKPEDIGKIGTDIQDNKCSWVVNTALNVCTPEQRKVLDENYGRKDAVKEKKCKDLFYALKIDDLYHQYEENEVAILKEKIARVDETRGFKGEVLTAFLSKIYKRKK from the coding sequence ATGAAGGCAGATAAAGCTGGATCTAGAAGCAAATTCCTATCGGTATTTCCCGATCTTGTCGATGAGACCATTGAAGTGTTGAAAAGCTATGGTATGCCACAGGATGCCATTCAGTGGTTCAAGCAAAACTTGGATTACAATACTCCTTCTGGAAAATTGAATAGAGGTCTCTCTGTTGTTGATACTTATGGGATTTTGAAAGGCTACCAGACCGTTGAAGATATTCCTGTAGAGGAATACAAGAGAGCAGCTGTTTTGGGATGGTGTATTGAGCTTTTGCAGGCATATTTCTTGGTTGCTGATGATATGATGGATCAGTCGATtaccagaagaggaagccCTTGCTGGTATAAAGTGGAAGGTGTGAAAGAGATTGCTATTAACGATGCATTCATGTTGGAAGGTGCAATCTACattctcttgaagaagtatttCTCTAATGAGTCCTACTATGTGAAGTTGATGGGAATTTTCCACGATGTCACTTTTAAGACTGAATGTGGTCAGTTGTTAGATTTGATTACTGCCCCAGAGGACAGTGTCGATTTGAACAAGTTTTCTCTTGACAAGCAGATGTTTATTATCACATATAAAACTGCCTTCTACAGTTTTTACTTACCTGTTGCATTGGCTATGTTCATGACGGGTATTGATAATGAGAAAGATTTGAGCCAGGCCAGAGAAGTCTTGATCCCATTGGGTCAAtatttccaaattcaagaCGACTACTTGGATTGCTTTGGTAAGCCTGAAGATATCGGTAAGATTGGAACAGATATTCAAGACAATAAGTGTTCTTGGGTAGTTAATACCGCTCTAAATGTCTGCACACCTGAACAGAGAAAGGTTTTAGACGAAAACTATGGTAGAAAGGATGCGGtcaaggaaaagaagtgCAAAGATCTTTTCTATGCATTAAAGATTGATGACTTGTACCATCAATACGAGGAGAACGAAGTTGCTATTCTAAAGGAAAAGATCGCCAGAGTCGATGAGACTAGAGGTTTCAAGGGAGAAGTTCTCACTGCCTTCTTGAGCAAGATTTACAAGCGTAAGAAATGA
- the EBP2 gene encoding rRNA-processing protein and EBNA1-binding protein ebp2 (BUSCO:EOG09343G8X) — protein sequence MTEIMSKDSEYKSHTLSKKEHRLLRKLGKKATEDKKEVKEDKGTKGMDLNILDESDDENEVEDFESEKKEEEEEKEETDDVPYSDVELDDDADVVPHTKLTVNNNAAIKQAYASISIPWEKHPFDESQSIMYHEKVELEIKDIYDDTERELAFFKQGLDAANEGRKKLLALKVPFSRPADYFAEMVKSDEHMEKLRLKLVAEATDKKAKEEAKRQRELKKFGKQVQHETLQQRQKDKHDTLDKIKSLRKKRQNNEIDNKEFDVGVEEASAGKEEVSRKKRRIHNQVMSKSKDKGKQQRPGKSKRRHWKK from the coding sequence ATGACAGAAATAATGTCTAAGGACTCTGAGTATAAAAGCCATACATTGAGTAAGAAAGAACATAGGCTTCTTAGGAAGCTTGGAAAAAAAGCAACGgaagataagaaggaggtgaaggagGATAAAGGTACAAAGGGTATGGATCTTAATATATTAGACGaaagtgatgatgaaaatgaggttgaagactttgaaagtgagaagaaggaagaagaagaagaaaaagaagaaacggATGATGTTCCATATTCAGACGTCgaacttgatgatgatgcagacGTTGTTCCACATACAAAATTGACCGTCAATAACAACGCGGCAATTAAACAAGCATATGCAAGCATATCTATTCCATGGGAGAAGCATCCATTTGATGAGAGTCAAAGCATCATGTATCATGAGAAGGTTGAATTGGAGATTAAGGATATATATGATGATACAGAGAGAGAGCTtgccttcttcaagcaagGATTGGATGCTGCCAACGAAGGTAGAAAGAAGCTTTTAGCATTGAAGGTGCCGTTCTCTAGACCTGCAGATTATTTTGCCGAAATGGTGAAATCTGATGAACATATGGAGAAATTGAGATTGAAATTGGTGGCGGAGGCAACCGACAAGAAAGCCAAGGAAGAGGCTAAGAGACAGAGAGAGctcaagaagtttggtaAGCAAGTTCAGCACGAGACTCTTCAGCAGAGACAAAAGGACAAGCATGATACCTTGGACAAGATCAAGAGTCTccggaagaagagacagaaCAACGAGATCGATAACAAGGAATTTGACGTTGGTGTTGAGGAAGCCTCTGCgggtaaagaagaagtgtcaagaaagaaaagaagaattcaCAACCAGGTGATGTCAAAGAGTAAGGACAAAGGAAAACAGCAGAGACCTGGAAAGAGCAAGAGAAGACACTGGAAGAAATAA
- a CDS encoding uncharacterized protein (EggNog:ENOG41) → MDSNSDERPRITIRQSIYTALPNTDILNTQEIQRALRGIGQQVVQEIYLDDDNGQNVEHFDYKPELKRHFSVASIVGLGFSIMNVPFGISTTLSLGLVCGGSVTICWGWILFGFFSVLITLSLSEIVSKFPSSGGVYHFSYLLANEKYGLVTSWYTGWFLIIGNWLMFISCAFGGSQFILSIFGLKESDYRHDDYVVLLLYIIIVVVSGFVNLQCQKYLEKLNKLCIYWTVYTILIMDFLLLLFSTEYHDLKYIFTHFDASRSGWPPFLAFVIGGIQFSSMTFNGYGSITSMSEEVLTPETTIPKGMIYSVLISTFIGISFIIPILTILPDLERLLDDNPDIFPIDIVFKLSTKSFLVSIVLVLLIVGSLVFATVGTLTTASRVVYAFGRDNGLPFNYLWQRVDTMKDEEIVPKNALLLSVGFASLMGFFSLLSSSAFSAFIGCSVIALNVANGIPILSSLLGRRRKIRGAVFKLRKFGYLINILSCLFIVFTIVFLSFPASSYIDLKTMNYAFVVFFFFVVLITASWFGWGRNHFQGPPINHTDFIERGESSSSSDPRVMEIPLQDASSSVVFSQQKEDRAATNSEDVAGRNTFIVSEDSDSDSNSGITDVFDTGDLTVPKAAKMADLVAK, encoded by the coding sequence ATGGATTCTAATAGCGATGAGAGACCCCGAATAACGATAAGGCAGTCAATATATACGGCGCTACCCAATACAGATATTTTGAATACACAGGAAATTCAACGAGCACTTCGTGGAATAGGTCAGCAGGttgttcaagaaatttacctcgatgatgataacgGTCAAAACGTGGAGCATTTTGACTATAAGCCTGAGTTGAAAAGGCATTTTTCTGTTGCCTCGATTGTGGGATTGGGGTTTTCTATCATGAATGTGCCATTTGGTATATCTACTACGCTATCTCTAGGTTTGGTATGTGGAGGCAGCGTTACCATCTGCTGGGGATGGATATTGTTTGGCTTTTTTTCGGTGCTTATCACGCTTTCTTTGAGTGAAATAGTGTCCAAATTCCCCAGTTCTGGTGGTGTTTATCATTTTAGTTACTTGTTGGCCAATGAGAAATACGGATTGGTCACGTCTTGGTACACAGGCTGGTTTCTCATCATAGGAAATTGGCTCATGTTTATATCATGTGCCTTTGGAGGTTCTCAGTTTATTCTCTCTATTTTTGGTTTGAAAGAATCCGATTATAGGCATGACGACTATGTTGTCTTGTTGTTGtatattattattgttgttgtttcCGGGTTTGTCAACCTCCAGTGCCAAAAATACCTTGAGAAACTCAACAAGTTGTGCATATATTGGACAGTCTATACCATTTTGATTATGGACTTTTTattgcttctcttttccacCGAGTACCATGATTTGAAGTACATCTTTACGCATTTTGATGCCTCTAGAAGTGGCTGGCCTCCATTTCTTGCATTTGTCATCGGTGGAATCCAATTTTCTTCGATGACATTCAACGGCTATGGATCAATTACATCCATGAGCGAAGAAGTTCTTACTCCCGAAACCACCATACCTAAAGGAATGATATATTCGGTACTAATCAGTACTTTCATTGGAATAAGCTTTATAATTCCCATATTAACGATTCTTCCGGATCTTGAAAGGTTGCTAGACGATAATCCAGACATTTTTCCTATTGACATCGTCTTTAAGCTATCAACGAAATCATTTTTGGTGTCAATTGTCTTGGTACTACTTATAGTAGGTTCGTTGGTTTTTGCCACAGTCGGTACTCTTACCACTGCATCCAGAGTGGTGTATGCTTTTGGTAGAGACAACGGTTTACCTTTCAATTATCTATGGCAACGTGTGGATACTATGAAGGATGAGGAGATCGTTCCTAAAAATGCTTTATTATTGTCGGTTGGCTTTGCCTCTTTGATGggctttttctctttactCTCATCATCTGCTTTCAGTGCTTTCATTGGTTGTTCTGTTATTGCTTTAAACGTGGCAAATGGCATTCCAATATTGAGCTCTCTTTTGGGTAGACGGAGAAAGATCAGAGGTGCCGTATTCAAGCTTAGGAAGTTTGGATACCTTATCAACATTCTCAGCTGCCTATTCATTGTCTTCACCATAGTGTTTCTTTCCTTCCCTGCATCAAGTTACATTGACTTAAAGACGATGAACTATGCATTTGTGgtatttttcttctttgtggTATTGATTACTGCCTCATGGTTCGGCTGGGGAAGGAACCACTTTCAAGGACCCCCTATCAATCACACTGATTTTATagaaagaggagaaagttcttcttcttctgatccTCGTGTTATGGAAATACCTCTACaagatgcttcttcttctgtcgTATTCTCACAACAAAAGGAGGATAGAGCCGCTACGAATAGTGAAGATGTGGCTGGAAGAAATACATTTATAGTCTCAGAAGACTCGGATTCGGATTCCAACTCAGGTATCACAGATGTCTTTGATACTGGAGATCTTACAGTTCCTAAAGCTGCCAAGATGGCTGATTTGGTAGCAAAATAG